A stretch of Myroides oncorhynchi DNA encodes these proteins:
- a CDS encoding ABC transporter permease, with amino-acid sequence MINNWFKLYLKSFLKSKFFSILNILGLSLGITALILAMLYWKHEKSYDQWNPYKDRVYEVYRNFNDEPMPWLSAPFANQLDQLSDIIEAYNFSYNNWEERSIEIDGRKDYLYDVKGVQASFFEFFPYEEIYGSSADYQKHWQDAIAIDLTQSERLFGKGVNPIGKSITVSEGLVLSIRFVYKIPGNSSLYPKGVVSYETEEWIANNKENNWGDANYNLLIKLKEGIVLADVRDRIARMLYDPLLQRSAKAGGITIDELIKKEFKGDMFYFYLLKDVHLNPQSSVLGAGALAGKMLYILVGASVLLVLLTILNTVNLSLVYGFRRAKEVGVRKTLGSSRRQLVYQNIFETAITIGVSLVLATAMVELVLPYFNLLINRTVVFKIIEFIPLLISVFIILIIVAGVVPALFISSFETLKVLKGNYMRSKSGVVIRNTLLVVQFFIAFFFLTVTIIVNRQVEYLLNQDLGFKGDQVVNINYKVDNVDDKDVYFKKFVSDFKKVKGVKSVTAHSVNFGGGYYSNSTNYIGDVSAQSGNIIIDEDFKETFDITLKTGRFFDPNLKNDGATNILVNESFVRIFNLGDNALGREVKWNNRIFTIIGVVKDMNTQGFSTQVAPCTYFLANAAEWFHLILSTISVKIDTEETQTTLNRIEDFWKNRVDNTYPIKYSFANHDFAKSYESTLYQRTLFMILTVISVFIALFGLIAIVAFSIENRLKEIAIRKVLGAEVGGLIYQLTKKYFIYCIFGFMISVYPVVYLLRVWLEGFAYRIELSWQPFVISWGLLTMFSLVLVVFKAWKATRIDVLKYIKYE; translated from the coding sequence ATGATTAATAATTGGTTTAAGTTATATTTAAAGAGCTTTTTAAAAAGTAAGTTCTTTTCCATTTTAAATATCTTGGGATTATCTTTAGGGATAACTGCTTTGATATTAGCTATGCTATATTGGAAGCACGAGAAAAGCTATGATCAGTGGAATCCATATAAAGATAGAGTGTATGAGGTTTATCGAAATTTTAATGATGAACCAATGCCATGGTTATCTGCTCCTTTTGCTAATCAGTTAGATCAATTAAGTGATATAATTGAGGCATATAATTTTAGTTATAATAATTGGGAGGAAAGAAGTATTGAGATTGATGGAAGGAAAGATTACTTGTATGATGTGAAAGGAGTACAGGCTTCATTCTTTGAGTTCTTTCCTTATGAAGAGATTTATGGTAGTAGTGCAGATTATCAAAAACATTGGCAAGATGCTATTGCTATTGATTTAACCCAATCAGAAAGATTGTTTGGTAAAGGAGTAAATCCTATAGGTAAGAGCATTACAGTTAGTGAAGGACTAGTGCTCTCTATCCGTTTTGTATATAAAATACCTGGTAATTCATCACTATATCCTAAGGGAGTTGTTTCTTATGAAACGGAAGAATGGATAGCTAATAATAAAGAGAATAATTGGGGTGATGCTAATTATAACTTACTGATAAAACTAAAAGAAGGTATTGTATTAGCGGATGTAAGGGATCGAATAGCAAGGATGTTATATGACCCACTTCTGCAAAGAAGTGCTAAAGCAGGAGGAATAACAATCGATGAACTGATTAAAAAAGAGTTTAAAGGGGATATGTTTTATTTCTATCTACTTAAAGATGTTCATTTAAACCCTCAATCATCTGTCTTAGGTGCAGGGGCTTTAGCAGGTAAGATGCTGTATATATTAGTAGGTGCTTCTGTTTTATTAGTGTTATTGACTATACTGAATACAGTCAACTTATCTTTAGTATATGGTTTTAGACGTGCTAAAGAAGTAGGGGTACGCAAGACATTAGGAAGTTCTAGGAGACAATTAGTTTATCAGAATATTTTTGAGACGGCGATAACGATAGGGGTAAGTTTGGTATTAGCAACGGCGATGGTTGAATTAGTATTGCCTTATTTTAATTTATTGATTAATAGAACAGTTGTATTTAAGATTATTGAGTTTATTCCCTTGTTAATAAGTGTATTCATTATTCTTATTATTGTAGCAGGTGTAGTGCCAGCACTGTTTATTTCTTCTTTTGAGACGCTGAAAGTTCTCAAAGGAAATTATATGAGAAGTAAGTCGGGTGTTGTTATCCGCAATACACTTTTAGTTGTACAGTTTTTCATAGCTTTCTTCTTTTTGACAGTAACCATAATAGTGAATAGGCAAGTTGAATATTTGCTAAATCAAGACTTAGGTTTTAAAGGAGATCAAGTAGTTAATATAAACTATAAAGTAGATAATGTTGATGATAAAGATGTTTACTTTAAGAAATTCGTCTCTGATTTTAAGAAGGTAAAAGGAGTGAAATCTGTTACTGCTCATTCAGTTAATTTTGGAGGAGGTTATTATAGCAATTCTACTAACTATATAGGTGATGTTAGTGCACAAAGTGGTAATATAATTATAGATGAAGATTTTAAAGAGACATTTGATATTACGCTAAAAACAGGACGTTTTTTTGATCCGAACTTAAAGAATGATGGTGCGACTAATATATTAGTTAATGAATCTTTTGTACGTATTTTTAATTTAGGAGACAATGCACTTGGTAGAGAAGTAAAGTGGAATAATAGGATCTTTACTATTATTGGCGTTGTTAAGGATATGAATACACAAGGATTTTCTACACAGGTCGCTCCGTGTACTTATTTTTTGGCCAATGCAGCAGAGTGGTTTCATCTAATCCTAAGTACTATATCCGTAAAGATTGATACAGAAGAAACACAAACCACTTTAAATAGAATAGAAGATTTCTGGAAGAACCGAGTAGATAATACTTACCCTATAAAATATAGTTTTGCGAATCACGACTTCGCTAAAAGTTATGAGAGTACACTGTATCAGCGTACTTTGTTTATGATTCTTACTGTTATATCGGTGTTTATTGCTCTTTTCGGATTAATTGCTATCGTAGCATTTAGTATTGAGAATAGATTAAAAGAAATAGCTATTCGCAAGGTGCTTGGTGCTGAGGTAGGTGG
- a CDS encoding GIN domain-containing protein, which translates to MKKLVMFFLLVGGSVFAQSKETRQVNDFSSVKSSQAIEVNFTYGGAKSVVVEVEKSENMKDVITEVGSTGELRIYIDQKSNKKWFNGINTKEFGKVIVTISNPSLEGVRLSSSSKFNLLNKAKAKSFDVKVSSSSRYNGELVQADNLSLEASSSADINGKFEVMNNASASASSSADIDITLKAKNASFGASSSADLKVSGSANKVEASASSSGSIKGSSFVTKMLDGKASSSGSMLFNVTEEVNGKASSSGSIKYSGGAKIVDAKTSSSGQVKKVD; encoded by the coding sequence ATGAAAAAATTAGTAATGTTCTTCTTATTAGTAGGAGGAAGTGTGTTCGCACAATCAAAAGAAACGCGTCAAGTAAATGACTTTAGTTCGGTTAAATCTTCACAGGCAATAGAAGTTAACTTCACTTATGGAGGAGCTAAAAGTGTCGTGGTAGAAGTAGAGAAGTCTGAGAATATGAAGGATGTCATAACAGAAGTAGGAAGTACAGGTGAACTAAGAATATATATAGATCAAAAATCTAATAAAAAATGGTTTAACGGTATTAATACAAAAGAATTTGGCAAAGTAATCGTGACTATTAGTAATCCTTCTCTAGAAGGTGTGAGACTATCTTCATCATCAAAGTTTAACTTGTTAAACAAGGCAAAAGCCAAGTCATTTGACGTTAAGGTAAGTAGCTCTAGTAGATATAATGGAGAACTAGTACAAGCTGATAATCTGTCTTTAGAAGCAAGTTCTTCTGCTGATATCAATGGGAAATTTGAAGTAATGAACAATGCTTCAGCAAGCGCAAGTTCTTCTGCAGATATTGACATCACATTAAAGGCGAAGAATGCAAGCTTTGGAGCTAGTAGTTCAGCAGATTTAAAAGTATCAGGAAGCGCAAATAAAGTTGAAGCATCTGCATCAAGTAGTGGAAGTATTAAAGGAAGTAGTTTTGTTACTAAGATGTTGGACGGCAAAGCGAGTTCTTCAGGATCTATGTTGTTTAATGTTACAGAGGAGGTTAATGGAAAGGCAAGTTCATCAGGTAGTATAAAGTACTCAGGTGGAGCTAAAATAGTAGATGCTAAGACATCATCGTCTGGTCAAGTTAAGAAAGTAGATTAG
- a CDS encoding ABC transporter permease, with translation MLKNWLKIYWSNVLKNKIYFILTLLSLGVGFASVILSFVHYREEASYDQSNPYKDNVFTVESVLNAETSWIKLPYPFGAKLKEESSHIIDYTFMDNYYDSGVMTINGVKRTVDKIGTVQSNFFDFFPFEILKGDNKKPFSGPNTAVIADEYAKVLFGKVDVIGQSFVFNKETYVVSAVYSLGHQRHSVMADILINPVDKYEKESIDVWGNYNSSIWLKLDNPKYTKEVVTLIKDILIKEVYVSLAQDEGLSLEEYLKKEEGQTLEEFKDGENRGFKLHSLANQRMQKANWLTGTPEGATNVSRMYIMIGLSLLILILSVFNYVNLTTAQAISRTREVGIRKTLGATRLNLISQGLFEALITSLLACIVAFVIIEFSLPWLKVFLASKMEVELVYIVPWLTLFIVLIVLLAGIVPAVFTASFKTLEVLKGEVNKSKKGNTLKNSMLVIQFVVACFFMIGSYIVYQQVDYMMNKDLGFKGEQVVLIPYIPKVDYKERVKLYYSLKEEMTKVSGVEDVTTASISIASSMGSSSSFMYKGNKVQGINVGMDYNYLDMFDIKMKEGRILSPNFASDTISNILISERTAYEMKEVNPIGKVIEWNEIPLTIVGVVKDFNLYNLKASYVPLVYFHLKTVDWVGLNSRQISVKVKGDNVEKTMNELAKIWERRDVSEEPFSYEFADKRFAKTFDNVKKERNIFITLNTVVVFIALFGLFSLASFNINNRLREVAIRKVLGASSVSLLKQLSLQYLVMCLAGYAFAVFPSYYFLNKWLSDYAFRIEIGVLPFVLSFVAIIVLTGTVVFIKAWSATKVNMLKYIKYE, from the coding sequence ATGTTAAAGAACTGGTTAAAGATTTATTGGTCTAATGTGTTGAAGAATAAGATCTATTTTATTCTGACACTACTTAGTTTAGGAGTTGGTTTTGCTTCAGTTATTTTGTCTTTTGTACATTATAGAGAGGAGGCGTCTTATGATCAGTCTAATCCATATAAGGATAATGTATTTACTGTTGAATCAGTGTTGAATGCAGAGACAAGTTGGATAAAACTTCCTTATCCGTTTGGGGCAAAATTAAAAGAGGAATCTTCACACATCATCGATTATACTTTTATGGATAATTATTATGATAGTGGGGTAATGACGATAAATGGAGTTAAGAGAACTGTAGATAAAATAGGAACGGTACAGTCTAATTTCTTTGACTTCTTCCCTTTTGAAATTCTAAAAGGAGATAATAAAAAGCCTTTTTCAGGGCCTAATACTGCAGTTATAGCAGATGAGTATGCGAAAGTGCTGTTCGGAAAAGTAGATGTGATAGGTCAGTCTTTTGTTTTTAATAAAGAAACGTATGTCGTGAGTGCTGTTTATAGTTTAGGACATCAGAGACACTCTGTTATGGCAGATATACTAATTAATCCTGTAGATAAGTACGAAAAGGAGTCAATAGATGTATGGGGTAATTATAATTCATCTATATGGTTAAAGTTAGATAATCCAAAATATACCAAAGAAGTAGTAACATTGATAAAAGATATTCTAATAAAAGAAGTCTATGTTTCTTTAGCCCAAGATGAAGGACTTAGTTTAGAGGAGTATCTAAAAAAAGAAGAGGGACAGACTTTAGAAGAGTTTAAGGATGGTGAAAACAGGGGATTTAAACTACATTCACTTGCTAATCAAAGAATGCAAAAGGCTAATTGGTTAACAGGCACACCTGAGGGAGCGACTAATGTCTCAAGGATGTATATTATGATAGGATTATCTCTATTGATATTAATTTTGTCTGTATTTAATTATGTCAATCTAACTACAGCTCAGGCTATTAGTCGTACTCGTGAGGTTGGGATTAGAAAAACTCTAGGAGCAACTAGACTAAATCTGATCTCTCAAGGATTATTTGAAGCCTTGATTACTTCGTTGTTAGCGTGTATTGTTGCCTTTGTGATTATTGAGTTTTCGCTGCCTTGGTTAAAGGTGTTCTTAGCTTCTAAGATGGAGGTAGAACTGGTTTATATTGTGCCTTGGTTAACCTTGTTTATTGTTCTTATTGTATTATTAGCAGGTATTGTACCAGCTGTATTTACTGCTAGTTTTAAAACGTTAGAAGTATTAAAAGGAGAGGTAAATAAAAGCAAAAAGGGAAATACGCTGAAGAATTCGATGTTAGTAATACAGTTTGTTGTGGCGTGTTTTTTTATGATAGGAAGTTATATCGTTTATCAACAAGTGGATTATATGATGAATAAGGACCTTGGATTTAAAGGAGAACAGGTAGTTTTAATTCCTTATATCCCTAAGGTGGATTATAAAGAGAGAGTGAAGCTGTATTATTCACTTAAGGAAGAGATGACAAAAGTGAGTGGCGTGGAAGATGTGACCACAGCATCTATAAGTATAGCAAGTAGTATGGGGAGTTCATCAAGCTTTATGTATAAAGGCAATAAAGTTCAGGGGATAAATGTGGGAATGGACTATAACTATCTCGATATGTTTGATATTAAAATGAAAGAAGGCAGAATACTGTCTCCTAATTTTGCTAGTGATACGATATCTAATATTCTGATTAGCGAACGTACAGCTTATGAGATGAAAGAGGTTAATCCTATAGGGAAAGTAATCGAATGGAATGAGATACCATTAACCATAGTGGGTGTAGTTAAAGACTTTAACTTATATAATCTTAAAGCGAGCTATGTTCCATTAGTATACTTTCACTTAAAGACGGTGGACTGGGTGGGACTTAATAGCAGACAGATTTCAGTAAAAGTAAAAGGGGATAATGTAGAAAAGACAATGAATGAGCTAGCAAAAATATGGGAAAGAAGAGATGTATCTGAAGAGCCATTTAGTTATGAGTTCGCTGACAAACGTTTTGCTAAGACATTTGACAATGTGAAGAAAGAGCGCAATATTTTTATTACCTTAAATACAGTAGTTGTGTTTATCGCTTTGTTTGGACTGTTTAGTTTAGCGTCTTTTAATATTAATAATAGACTGAGAGAAGTAGCTATTCGAAAAGTGTTAGGTGCAAGTTCTGTTAGTTTGTTGAAACAATTATCTCTACAGTATTTAGTAATGTGCCTTGCAGGTTATGCTTTTGCAGTATTTCCTAGCTATTATTTTCTGAACAAATGGTTAAGTGATTATGCCTTTAGGATAGAGATAGGAGTATTGCCTTTTGTATTAAGCTTTGTTGCGATTATTGTATTGACAGGAACAGTGGTCTTTATAAAAGCGTGGTCAGCAACGAAGGTAAATATGTTGAAGTATATAAAATATGAATAA
- a CDS encoding ABC transporter permease — MLKNWLKIYWYNTMKHKMYFLLTVVGLAIGLSAMIISYLYYTEEISYDTWHKDSDRVFMVETKFSEEESWPMLSYPFGSKLKEISPEVEAYSYVDNSYDDGMLVYNGELLSYTKAISVQSNFFTVFPFEIASGSQLQPFNAPNQAYIKDTYVEYLFKDKDPIGQTIVIWETPYVVKGVFKGTSTLSSINPNIIMNDLDEREKEAVEKEYWGNYNSALWIKLKDGQSKGTIEKRLLAIYDKYVMLPEANKKGISIAEYKQSRGENFFAFYLHELKEQRLVKNVDLNALPEGNANVDRIHIAIGLSFLILLLSVFNYINITTVQVMNRGKEVGMRKTFGARRLSLMYQNYFEASITVLISIVLSFVLVEFSLPSLRVFFKAQLSFNILDFIPQLFLFFILVVVLVGTIPALYISSFKTIEVLKGNIKRSKKGVWFKNILLTVQFIVACFFIIGSFIVYQQVNYILTKNLGFSSEQIVGVSYNFKKGVGNKLDVYERLKTDVLKLSNVEGASACLLDIGGSRYVSSGFNYNGTDVQPGIAAIDYDFLDLYQIKMTEGRMLSKDFANDSIQNVLINEKAMYLMGESEPVGKNIKWNGGEYTIVGVVKDFNLVGLREDYRPLLFVALSNNQWGTTMKEMSIKIKADKAEETMQAIEQIWKKHNITDLPFQYEFVDKRFAKSFERSIQERNVFLVLNLLVVFIALFGLYSLASFTINSRLKEIAIRKVLGAGAKSLIEQLTLQYLVYCLVGFVLAILPSYYFLNKWLSDYAFRIDISVLPFIMCFVIIMMLTLLIVISRAYKATRVDVLKYIKYE, encoded by the coding sequence ATGTTAAAGAACTGGTTAAAGATTTATTGGTACAATACGATGAAACACAAGATGTATTTCTTGTTGACAGTAGTTGGGTTAGCGATAGGATTATCAGCTATGATTATTTCGTATTTATATTATACTGAAGAAATCTCTTACGATACTTGGCACAAAGATAGTGATCGTGTATTTATGGTAGAGACTAAGTTTTCTGAAGAGGAGAGTTGGCCAATGTTATCTTATCCTTTTGGATCTAAATTAAAAGAAATATCACCTGAAGTAGAAGCATATTCTTATGTAGATAATAGTTATGACGATGGAATGTTAGTTTACAATGGGGAATTGCTTTCTTATACCAAGGCTATTAGTGTACAGTCTAATTTTTTTACTGTATTTCCTTTTGAAATAGCAAGTGGAAGTCAACTACAACCTTTTAATGCCCCAAATCAAGCATATATAAAAGATACATATGTAGAATACTTATTTAAAGATAAAGATCCTATAGGACAAACTATTGTGATATGGGAGACGCCGTATGTAGTCAAGGGAGTGTTTAAGGGAACAAGTACATTAAGTTCTATCAATCCTAATATCATAATGAATGATTTAGATGAAAGGGAGAAAGAAGCTGTTGAAAAAGAGTATTGGGGAAACTACAACTCTGCTTTATGGATAAAACTAAAGGATGGGCAGTCTAAAGGAACTATAGAGAAAAGGTTACTCGCTATATATGATAAGTATGTCATGTTGCCTGAAGCAAATAAAAAAGGAATATCTATAGCAGAGTATAAACAGAGTAGAGGGGAGAATTTCTTCGCATTTTATTTGCATGAATTAAAAGAACAACGCCTTGTTAAGAATGTAGATTTAAATGCTCTACCAGAGGGCAATGCCAATGTAGATAGGATACATATAGCGATCGGCTTATCCTTTCTAATCCTATTGCTGTCGGTATTTAATTACATTAATATTACTACAGTACAGGTGATGAATAGAGGTAAAGAGGTAGGAATGCGTAAGACTTTTGGAGCTCGTCGTTTGAGTTTAATGTATCAAAATTATTTTGAGGCATCTATCACTGTTCTAATTTCTATAGTATTGTCCTTTGTGCTAGTTGAGTTTTCATTACCTAGTTTAAGAGTGTTTTTTAAGGCACAACTGAGTTTTAATATCTTGGATTTTATACCTCAATTATTCTTATTCTTTATTTTGGTAGTGGTTTTAGTAGGAACTATTCCCGCCTTATATATTTCTAGTTTTAAGACAATAGAAGTTCTTAAAGGAAATATAAAGAGAAGTAAGAAAGGAGTGTGGTTTAAAAATATTCTATTGACAGTTCAGTTTATTGTAGCGTGTTTTTTCATTATAGGTTCTTTTATTGTTTATCAACAAGTGAATTATATACTGACCAAGAATCTTGGATTTTCTTCTGAACAGATAGTAGGTGTATCCTATAATTTTAAGAAAGGAGTAGGTAATAAATTAGACGTGTATGAGAGATTAAAAACAGATGTTTTAAAACTGAGTAATGTCGAAGGAGCAAGTGCTTGTTTATTAGATATAGGAGGTAGCCGATATGTGTCTTCAGGATTTAATTATAATGGAACTGATGTACAACCTGGTATAGCAGCTATCGATTATGATTTCTTGGATTTGTATCAAATTAAAATGACTGAAGGAAGGATGTTGTCAAAGGATTTCGCTAATGATAGTATTCAGAATGTATTGATTAATGAGAAAGCAATGTACTTAATGGGAGAGTCAGAACCTGTAGGTAAGAATATTAAGTGGAATGGCGGGGAATATACTATAGTAGGGGTGGTGAAGGACTTCAATTTAGTAGGACTTAGAGAAGATTATAGACCATTATTATTTGTTGCATTATCTAATAATCAGTGGGGAACAACTATGAAAGAGATGTCTATTAAGATAAAAGCTGATAAAGCAGAAGAGACGATGCAGGCTATAGAACAGATTTGGAAGAAGCATAATATTACTGATTTACCATTTCAATATGAATTTGTTGATAAGCGTTTTGCAAAGAGTTTTGAACGCTCTATACAAGAGCGAAATGTATTCTTAGTATTGAATTTATTGGTTGTATTTATTGCTTTGTTTGGATTGTATAGTTTGGCATCTTTTACTATCAATTCTAGGTTAAAAGAAATAGCAATTCGCAAAGTATTAGGGGCGGGAGCTAAGAGTTTGATTGAGCAATTGACGCTTCAGTATCTTGTGTATTGTTTAGTTGGTTTTGTTTTAGCTATCCTACCAAGTTACTATTTTTTAAATAAGTGGTTAAGTGATTATGCTTTTAGAATAGATATAAGTGTTCTGCCTTTTATAATGTGTTTTGTAATAATAATGATGTTGACCTTACTGATTGTTATTAGTCGTGCTTATAAAGCGACTAGAGTAGATGTATTAAAGTATATTAAATACGAATAG
- a CDS encoding ABC transporter permease: MLKNWLKIYWYNTMKHKMYFLLTVVGLAIGIASVVLASLYYLEEASYDQWNPNKNEVYVVESRGNTAVNCSQPFGLGNILKDNYEDVEAYMYYNGVYHTADVEVVNTQYNIEKVLYAQKNFFEFFPFELIYGSKDSAFKNPNDIVIDLLTSEMLFGKNSNPLGKEVKIQDERYTISAVYRIGDNRSSISPQIVVDKISKQEEEYKNDWFNSNFNLLIKTKNKDKTEEDVNSLFTKNFYAVIAQSKGVSVQNLIEKDFKEFYSKQYLRSLNGTRMTSAEYVFPEGITNMLMLRVIIGLSVMLLLLSVFNYINLSLSISLNRTKEVGIRKTVGASRVDIIQQSLFESLLTTGLAVLISIILVELMVPFINTFVGTTIDFSLIKFALLLIALLIGVVLLTGYLPALYLSKQNTLLVLKGLAVRSKGGQVIKNVFLIVQFIIASFFIVSGITVYKQVDFMMNKDLGFKGEQIIGLLFLEEERYESSDNRLNKYFNFKEELKKLEGVEEVSTASSHYGSGALSNIFTYCTYKEEQFLVEQVSMDYNYFDMYQIKIQSGRNISIDIASDSISNVVVNEAFARAMKEPEPIGKYLDISDFKYTIIGVVKDYNNDKLDNAIKPKIYTHFNTNQRVKRNFVYVSVKLNKANIEKTLVAIEKVWKKYNIESKIPFTYDFVDKRYAKTFNRILLEKKVFSILNYIVVFIALFGLFAVSSFTIGTKLREVAIRKVLGAETSGLLRQLSFQYIIYCIIGFGIAVFPSYYFLNKWLENYAYRIEIDWSVYVYSLLLILGLTLLIVISRAYKATRVDVLKYIKYE; encoded by the coding sequence ATGTTAAAGAACTGGTTAAAGATTTATTGGTACAATACGATGAAACACAAGATGTATTTCTTGTTGACAGTAGTTGGGTTAGCGATAGGTATTGCGTCAGTGGTATTGGCGTCGTTATACTATCTAGAAGAGGCTAGTTATGATCAGTGGAACCCGAATAAGAATGAGGTGTATGTGGTGGAAAGTAGAGGTAATACTGCTGTAAACTGTAGTCAACCTTTTGGGTTAGGGAATATACTAAAAGACAATTATGAAGATGTAGAAGCATATATGTATTATAATGGAGTGTATCACACTGCAGATGTAGAGGTGGTAAATACACAGTATAATATAGAAAAGGTTTTATATGCACAAAAAAACTTCTTTGAGTTCTTTCCTTTTGAATTGATTTACGGCAGTAAAGATTCTGCATTTAAGAATCCTAATGACATAGTGATAGACTTACTGACATCAGAGATGTTATTTGGAAAAAACAGTAATCCACTAGGTAAGGAAGTTAAGATACAAGACGAACGATATACTATATCTGCCGTATATAGAATAGGAGATAATAGAAGTTCAATTAGTCCTCAAATAGTAGTAGATAAGATTAGTAAACAGGAGGAGGAATATAAAAATGATTGGTTTAATAGCAACTTTAATTTGTTAATAAAGACTAAGAATAAGGATAAAACTGAAGAGGATGTCAACTCACTTTTTACTAAGAATTTTTATGCTGTGATCGCTCAGTCTAAAGGAGTATCGGTACAGAACTTAATAGAGAAGGACTTTAAAGAATTCTACTCAAAGCAATATTTACGTTCATTAAATGGTACTAGAATGACGTCAGCAGAGTATGTCTTCCCAGAAGGGATTACGAATATGTTGATGTTAAGGGTTATTATAGGATTATCTGTGATGTTGTTACTGTTATCAGTATTTAATTATATCAACTTATCTCTATCGATTTCGCTTAATAGGACTAAAGAAGTAGGTATTCGTAAAACGGTTGGAGCTAGTCGTGTTGATATCATTCAACAGAGTTTGTTTGAGTCGTTATTAACCACAGGATTAGCTGTCTTGATAAGTATCATATTAGTGGAGTTAATGGTTCCGTTCATCAATACATTTGTAGGAACAACTATTGATTTCTCCTTAATAAAATTTGCCTTATTGTTAATTGCGCTCCTTATTGGAGTTGTTTTACTTACGGGATATTTACCTGCGTTATATTTAAGTAAACAAAATACTTTACTTGTGTTAAAAGGTTTAGCCGTTCGCAGTAAGGGAGGACAGGTAATAAAGAATGTATTTCTAATAGTTCAGTTTATTATTGCTAGCTTTTTTATTGTTAGTGGAATAACGGTTTATAAGCAAGTTGATTTTATGATGAATAAAGATTTGGGATTTAAAGGAGAACAAATAATAGGTTTGCTTTTTTTAGAGGAAGAGCGCTATGAGAGTTCGGATAATAGGTTGAATAAATATTTTAACTTTAAAGAGGAGCTTAAGAAGCTAGAAGGAGTAGAAGAGGTTAGTACAGCGTCTAGTCATTATGGTTCGGGTGCATTATCTAATATATTTACTTATTGCACTTATAAAGAGGAACAGTTTTTAGTAGAACAAGTTTCTATGGATTATAATTATTTTGATATGTATCAGATAAAGATACAATCAGGAAGAAATATAAGTATTGATATAGCTTCAGATAGTATTAGTAATGTGGTGGTGAATGAGGCTTTTGCTAGAGCGATGAAGGAACCTGAGCCAATCGGGAAATATCTAGATATAAGTGATTTTAAATATACAATTATTGGGGTGGTTAAAGACTATAATAATGATAAGTTAGATAATGCTATTAAACCTAAGATATACACACACTTTAATACAAATCAGCGTGTAAAAAGAAATTTTGTATACGTGTCTGTTAAATTGAATAAGGCCAATATAGAAAAAACACTGGTTGCTATCGAAAAGGTTTGGAAGAAGTATAATATAGAGAGCAAAATACCTTTTACTTATGATTTTGTCGATAAGCGTTATGCAAAAACGTTTAATCGAATTTTATTGGAAAAGAAGGTATTTAGTATTCTGAACTACATTGTAGTGTTCATTGCCTTATTTGGATTGTTTGCTGTATCATCTTTCACTATAGGTACAAAGTTAAGAGAAGTGGCTATTCGCAAAGTGCTAGGAGCAGAGACTTCTGGGTTATTAAGACAGTTATCATTCCAGTATATAATCTATTGCATAATAGGATTTGGGATAGCGGTATTCCCTAGTTATTACTTTTTAAATAAGTGGTTAGAGAATTATGCTTACCGAATAGAGATAGATTGGAGTGTGTATGTGTATAGCTTACTGTTGATTTTAGGATTGACATTGTTGATTGTTATCAGTCGTGCTTATAAAGCGACTAGAGTAGATGTATTAAAGTATATTAAATACGAATAG